In a genomic window of Pseudodesulfovibrio senegalensis:
- a CDS encoding TolC family protein, which produces MVSLAAALLFCCFCSIPEALAEKPDPRPITMSLGECVALTIRNNTNVEIAYLNRVLEKYDLITDTTFRYIPRVSIDGTARKAEDITNIQSRRDEKFAASATISQRIPTGGAIDFIFSKSLEHDTESGSLTENEVVRTGSWKVKLTQPLLQGAGIDYDLSFVRQAEVNEKVNIVNLKNTLMDEVAQGIEYYRELLTAMHAMEISKESMEISQKSLDNARVEVQYGRMAAMDLIQYESDLADRELSLERARNAYIKSQLSLAKHLSLDKDTKIIPSEKIDIEDMAFDEAKSLALARQNRPEYLLKHLDLEYKEYELIRKSRDTLPRLDLTAEYEDARTSTTNQPKTRQDDWAVQLEMNMPLFGTERRQLTSDELSAKAQVRIALIELKKMEDDLASDVENYIRDLKIKARSVKLAIKARELAQKKLEVEQIKAKAGRSSTFQIVTFQSDLFTAKYNELETKVSYLDALNDFDKFLGTTLDTWKIDFKTQRQGAKKSITEVHSDR; this is translated from the coding sequence CATGTCGCTTGGCGAATGCGTGGCCCTCACCATTCGCAACAACACCAACGTGGAAATCGCATACCTGAATCGGGTCCTGGAAAAGTATGACCTGATCACGGACACCACTTTTCGCTATATCCCGCGTGTTTCCATAGACGGAACTGCCCGCAAGGCCGAAGACATCACCAACATCCAATCCCGCCGCGATGAAAAATTCGCTGCCTCGGCCACCATTTCCCAACGAATTCCCACTGGCGGCGCTATCGATTTCATTTTTTCCAAGAGCCTTGAACACGATACCGAGAGCGGTTCTCTTACGGAAAACGAGGTCGTCAGGACCGGTTCATGGAAGGTCAAACTGACCCAACCCCTTCTGCAGGGTGCTGGAATAGACTACGACCTGAGCTTTGTCCGTCAGGCCGAGGTCAACGAAAAGGTGAACATCGTCAACCTCAAGAACACGCTTATGGACGAGGTGGCGCAGGGCATTGAATACTACCGGGAGCTTCTCACAGCCATGCACGCCATGGAGATCAGCAAGGAGTCAATGGAGATATCCCAGAAAAGCCTCGACAACGCCCGTGTCGAAGTCCAATACGGACGCATGGCCGCCATGGACTTGATCCAGTACGAATCAGACCTCGCGGACCGGGAGTTGTCGTTGGAGCGGGCGCGCAACGCATACATCAAATCCCAACTCAGCCTTGCCAAGCACCTCAGCCTCGACAAGGACACCAAAATCATCCCATCGGAAAAGATAGACATCGAAGACATGGCTTTTGACGAGGCAAAGAGCCTTGCCCTGGCCAGGCAGAACAGGCCCGAATATCTGCTCAAGCACCTTGACCTTGAATACAAGGAATATGAACTGATACGCAAAAGCCGCGATACCTTACCCCGGCTGGACCTCACAGCCGAATACGAGGATGCCCGGACGTCCACGACCAATCAGCCCAAAACCCGGCAAGACGATTGGGCCGTGCAATTAGAGATGAATATGCCGCTATTCGGTACGGAACGCCGCCAACTGACCAGCGACGAACTGAGCGCCAAGGCCCAGGTCCGCATTGCGCTCATCGAGCTCAAGAAGATGGAAGACGATCTCGCCAGTGATGTGGAGAACTACATCCGCGATCTGAAAATAAAGGCCCGTTCGGTCAAGCTGGCAATCAAAGCCCGCGAATTGGCCCAAAAGAAACTCGAGGTGGAACAGATCAAGGCAAAGGCAGGCCGCTCCTCCACATTTCAGATCGTCACTTTCCAGAGTGACCTGTTCACTGCCAAGTACAACGAGCTTGAAACAAAGGTGTCCTACCTCGACGCGCTCAACGATTTTGACAAGTTTCTCGGAACGACTCTCGACACCTGGAAAATAGATTTCAAGACCCAACGGCAAGGGGCCAAAAAATCCATCACCGAGGTGCACAGTGACCGATGA